GACAACAAATCCGGAGCCGACAATGACCGCTGATATTGCCTACCTGCAATCGCTGCAACAGCCGCTGGAGGAGCTCAACCGGTTGTTCCACGCCCAGCGCGCCGCCTATGCCGCCAACCCGATGCCGCCTGCCGCCCAGCGCCAGCAATGGCTCAAGGCCTTGCGTGATCTGCTGAGCAGCGAACGGCAAGCGTTGGTCGAGGCGATCAGTTCCGATTTCAGCCACCGCAGCGCCGATGAAACCCTGCTCGCCGAGCTGATGCCGAGCCTGCACGGCATTCATTACGCCAGCCGGCATATCAGCAAATGGATGAAGCCTTCGCGACGCAAAGTGGGTGTCGCGTTCCAGCCGGCGTCGGCGAAAGTGGTGTATCAGCCGCTGGGCGTGGTCGGCGTTATCGTGCCGTGGAACTACCCGCTGTTCCTGGCCATGGGCCCTTTGACCGGTGCCCTTGCGGCTGGTAACCGGGTGATGCTCAAGCTCAGCGAATCGACCCCGGCCACCGGTCTGTTGCTCAAGGAATTGCTGGCGCGGATCTTCCCTGAAGACCTGGTCTGCGTGGTGCTCGGCGAGGCCGATGTCGGCGTGGCTTTCTCGAAACTGCGCTTCGATCACCTGCTGTTCACCGGCGCCACCAGCATCGGCAAGCACGTGATGCGCGCGGCGGCGGAAAACCTCACGCCGGTGACCCTGGAGCTGGGCGGCAAATCCCCGGCCATCGTCTCCCACGATGTTCCGCTCAAGGACGCCGCCGAGCGCATCGCTTTCGGCAAGACCCTCAACGCCGGCCAGACCTGCGTGGCTCCGGACTACGTGCTGGTGCCGGAAGATCGGGTCGGCGGTTTCGTCGAAGCCTATCGTCAGGCCGTGCGCGGGTTTTATCCGACGCTCGCCGACAACCCGGACTACACCGCCATCATCAACGAGCGCCAACTGGCGCGGCTGAACAGCTACCTCAGCGACGCCACCAGCAAGGGCGCGCTGCTGATTCCGCTGTTCGACCAGGGCCAGGGCCGACGCATGCCGCACAGCCTGCTGCTGAATGTCAGCGATGAGATGACGGTGATGCAGGACGAAATCTTCGGCCCGCTGCTGCCGATCGTGCCGTATCAGGATCTGGATCAGGCATTTGCTTACATCAATCAGCGGCCACGTCCTCTGGCTCTTTACTACTTCGGCTACGACAAACGCGAACAGAAGCGCGTGCTCCACGAAACCCACTCCGGTGGTGTCTGCCTCAACGACACGTTGCTGCATGTGGCCCAGGACGACATGCCGTTCGGCGGTATCGGCCCATCAGGCATGGGCCATTACCACGGACACGAAGGCTTTCTGACCTTCAGCAAGGCCAAGGGTGTACTGGTTAAACAGCGCTTCAACGCGGCGAAGCTGATCTACCCGCCGTACGGGAAATCCATTCAGAAACTGATCCAGAAGCTGTTCATTCGCTAACGTCACCGCCGGGTAATAACAACAATGCACCCAAGCCTGACCGAAACACCTGCACTGTCGCGACGTGGCCTGCTGAAATTCAGCTTCGGCGCCACGGCTTTCCTCGCCACCGCCGGCCTTGGTGCCAGCCTCAGCGGCTGTTCGTCGAGCGTATCGGCCAACGGATTCACCACGTTGCGCAGCGGCGACCTGCTGTTTCTGCGCGCGCTGATTCCGGTGATGCTCGAAGGCGCCGTCGCGATGGATAAGATGCCCGCTGCTGTCGACGGAGCGCTGAAGTCGCTGGACTACAGCCTCGATCACCTGTCACCGGAAATGCTCAAGCTCACCCGGCAACTGTTTGATGTGCTGGGCATGGCCGTAACCCGAGGACCGCTGACCGGGATCTGGGGCAGTTGGGAAAACTCCAGCCCCGAGGCGATCCGGCACTTCCTCGAGCGCTGGGAAAACAGTTCGTTGAACCTGCTGCGCATGGGCCACAGCTCCCTCCAGCAAATGGTGATGATGGCCTGGTACACCCGCGCCGAATCCTGGGCCCATTGCGGTTATCCCGGCCCGCCCACCGTTTGAGACGCGCGCCTCCCCCGAACAATAATAAGAGAGCCTGATTGATGCCCGTACCCGACCCGTTTCGCGAAGGCCTTGCCCGTGGCTGGAAAACCTACAACGGCGCACAACTGACCGATGACCTGACTCTGGAAGCCGACGTGGCCATCATCGGCAGCGGTGCCGGCGGCGGCACCACGGCGGAAATCCTCAGCGCCGCCGGCTACAGGGTGTTGCTGATCGAAGAAGGCCCGCTCAAGACCAGCAGCGACTTCAAGATGCTTGAGGACAAGGCCTACAGCAGCCTCTATCAGGAAGGCATCGGCCGCATGAGCAAGGACGGCGCGATCACCATCCTTCAGGGCCGCGCGGTCGGCGGCACCACCCTGATCAACTGGACCTCGAGCTTCCGAACCCCCGAGCCGACCCTCGAACACTGGGCCAAAGAACACAACGTCAAAGGCCACAGCCCCGCCGACATGGCGCCGTGGTTCGAAAAAATGGAGCAGCGCCTCGGCGTCGCGCCCTGGATGGTGCCACCCAACGCCAACAACGACGTGATCCGCAAAGGCTGCGAACAACTCGGCTACAGCTGGCACGTGATCCCGCGCAACGTGCGCGGCTGCTGGAATCTGGGTTACTGCGGCATGGGCTGCCCGACCAACGCCAAGCAATCGATGATGGTCACGACCATTCCGGCGACCCTGGAAAAGGGTGGCGAACTACTCTATCTGGCCCGGGCTGAAAAACTGTTGATCAACGGCGACAAGGTCACCGGCCTGCAATGCGTGGCGATGGACGAACGCTGCGTCGAAACGACCGGGCGCAAGATCACGGTCAAGGCCCGCCATTACGTGCTGGCCGGTGGCGGGATCAACAGCCCTGCCCTGCTGCTGCGTTCGGATGCGCCGGACCCGCATCAAAGCCTCGGCAAACGCACCTTCCTGCACCCGGTGAACATGTCCGCCGGGCGTTTCGACGAGGTCATCAACCCGTTTTATGGGGCGCCGCAATCGATCTACTCCGACCACTTCCAGTGGAAGGACGGCACCACCGGGCCGATGGCTTTCAAACTCGAAGTGCCACCGCTGCACCCGGCGCTGGCCGCCACCCTGCTCGGCGGCTTCGGCCAGGAAAACGCGCAACACATGGCGGATCTTCCGCACACCCACGCCATGCTCGCGTTGCTGCGTGACGGCTTTCACCAGGACAGCCAAGGCGGCAGTGTCGAATTGCGCGGTGATGGTTCGCCGGTACTCGATTATCAGGTGTCGTCCTACGCCTGGGACGGATTGCGTCGGGCCTTCCACGTCATGGCCGAGATCCAGTTTGCCGGCGGCGCCAAAGCGGTGATGCCGATGCACGCCGATGCGCGCTACGTAAACAACCTGGCCGAGGCCCGCACGATGATCGACGGCCTGAGCCTTGAGCTGTACCGCACCCGCCTGGGCAGCGCCCATGTCATGGGCGGTTGTGCGATGGGCGAAGACCCGAAAACCGCCGTCACCGACAGCCTTGGCCGGCATCATCAGCTGCGCAATCTGTCGATTCACGACGGTTCACTGTTCCCCACCAGCATCGGCGCCAACCCGCAGCTGTCGGTGTATGGTCTGACGGCGCAACTGGCAACATCCCTCGGCGAACGGTTGAGAAACCCGTGAAAAAGCCGAAGATTCGTACCGTCTATAGTGCTTTCTTACCCAAAAGGCGACTTGGCCGACCGGGACGGCTGCGATACCATCCGACTCCCCAACGGATTCCCGCCAGGACGACGCGATGAACCGAGTGTTGTACCCAGGTACCTTCGACCCTATTACCAAGGGCCATGGCGATCTGGTCGAACGCGCTTCGCGCCTGTTCGACCATGTGATCATCGCCGTCGCCGCCAGCCCCAAGAAAAATCCGCTGTTCCCGCTGGAACAACGGGTCGAGCTGGCCCGCGAGGTCACCAAACACCTGCCGAACGTGGAAGTGGTCGGCTTCTCGACGCTGCTGGCGCATTTCGCCAAAGAGCAGAACGCCAACGTGTTCCTGCGTGGTTTGCGCGCGGTGTCGGACTTCGAATACGAATTCCAGCTGGCCAACATGAACCGCCAGTTGGCACCGGATGTGGAAAGCCTGTTTCTCACCCCGTCCGAGCGTTATTCGTTCATTTCCTCGACCCTGGTGCGGGAAATTGCAGCCCTGGGCGGCGATATCAGCAAGTTCGTCCACCCGGCGGTCGCTGATGCACTGACCCTGCGCTTCAAGAAGTAACGACCGTTCAAACGGCGCCCGCGTGCACTGCGGGCGCCAATGCGGCACAATTGCGCGCATTGATTTATTGCGCCCGGGCCCGCCGCCCCGGCTGGAGTTAGCATGTCCCTGATCATCACCGACGATTGCATCAACTGCGACGTCTGCGAACCCGAGTGCCCGAATGCCGCCATTTCCCAGGGCGAAGAGATCTACGTGATCGACCCGAACCTGTGCACCCAGTGCGTCGGCCACTACGACGAGCCGCAGTGCCAGCAGGTCTGCCCGGTGGATTGCATTCCACTGGACGAAGCCCATCCGGAGACTGAAGAACAGTTGATGGAGAAGTACCGCAAGATTACCGGCAAGGCTTGATTTTCTGACCGCGATCGTAGCGCCAGGCTGCGATCGGGTCATTCACGCTGCTCGAATCCTTCCCCGGTACATCCCAGGCAACGCACGAACGCCGCTTTCGCCGGTGCCACCACCAGCGCCTCCCCCGCATCGCCGACACCGCCACCCAGCGCGGTAAACGGCAACGACACCACAAACACCCCCGCACCGATCACCGTCGCCGCCACCAGCAAGGGGCGGGCAATCAGCAGATCGCCGATCATGGCGTAGGCCGGTGGGTTCTGGATGGCGTATCGCGGGTCACCGCTGCCGCCTTCCGTGGCATGAACGGTCAGGCCGGAACACAGCAGCAATGCGAGGAACAGGGCTTGCGAGGATTTCATGGCACGATCCTTCGGGCTGAACAGTGAGACAACTCACTATAGACCGTAGGACTTTTTCAGCTTTTGCGCGTCAGCTTTGGCAGCGCGGACAGAAAACGCTGGCACGCTGCCCCAGCTTCACTTCCCGCAGACCGGTGCCGCAGACTTTGCAGTGCTCGTTACCACGCCCGTAGACAAACAGTTCCTGCTGGAAATACCCCGGCTGCCCATCGCCACCGATGAAATCACGCAACGTAGTGCCGCCGCGCTCGATGGCGGCAGCGAGGATGCGTTTGATCTCGATCGCCAGCTTCAGATACCGCGCCCGGGAAATGCCCTTGGCTTCGCGGCGCGGATCGATACCGGCGGCGAACAACGCTTCGGTCGCGTAAATATTGCCGACACCCACCACCACCGCGTTGTCCATGATGAACGGCTTGACCGCCATCGAACGCCCGCGTGACAGCTGAAACAACCGCTCGCCATCGAACAGGTCGGTCAACGGCTCCGGCCCCAGGCGAATCAACAATTCGTGATTGAGCGGGTCGGTGCTCCAGAGCATCGCGCCGAAGCGCCGCGGATCGGTGTAACGCAGGGCCAGGCCGGATTCCAGTTCGATGTCCACATGTTCATGCTTGGCTGCCGGCAGCCCGACCTCGACCAGCCGTAAGTTGCCCGACATGCCCAAGTGGCTGATCAGCGTGCCGACCTCGGCGTTGATCAGCAGATACTTGGCGCGTCGCTCGACCAGCACGATGCGCTGCCCGGACAGGCGCACATCGAGATCTTCGGGAATCGGCCAGCGCAACCGCCGGTCACGCACGATCACCCGGCTGACCCGCTGGCCTTCCAGGTGCGGGGCGATCCCGCGACGGGTGGTTTCGACTTCCGGCAATTCAGGCATGGGGGTCTCGAATCAGTTTGCTAAATCAATGTGCGCCAAGCTCGCGGATCGTCTGCTTCAACGTTTCGAAGTCGTAATCCGAAAGGCCGATGTATTCGAGCACCAGCGGACCAACTGTCTGCCATTCGAAGTCTTCGGTCTGGTTGCCCAGTACCCGGTACGACGCGCAGATGTGCTCGGCCATTTTCAGGATCGCCAGCAGGTTTTTCATCTGGGTGTTGCGCGAGGTCTCGTCGCTGAAGATCGCCAGGGCATTGTGGTGGTTGGCGATGGCCGCACTGACATGTTCCGGCAGGCGCCAGGACTTGGCGGTGTAATAACCGACCACCGAGTGGTTAGTGTTGTAGACATCGTTCTCGGTGTCCACGACACGGCGCTCGGCACCCGCGTTGGCATAGGCCTGTTCAAGTGTCTTCATGTAATCCGGAAAACGCTGGAGCATCAGCGGCACACCGCAGTCATGGAACAGCCCCAACGCGTAGGCCTCGTCGCTCGCCTCGGTGCCGACGCGCTTGGCCAGGGTCAAACAGGTCATGGCCACGTCCTGGGCGGTGTCCCAGAAACGGTTGAGGGTGACGATGGTGTCGTCGTTCATTTCGCCCTTGATCGACATCGCGTTGATCAGATTGACGATAGAACGGCTGCCCAGCAGGTTCACCGCGCGCTTGATCGAGGTGATCTTGTTGCTCAGGCCGTAATACGGCGAGTTGACGATTTTCAGCAGAGAGCCGGACAAGCCGGGATCCTGGGCAATCAGCTTGGCGATCGTCTCCAGGTCCGGGTCGGGCATGTACTGCTCCATTTGCAGATCCACCATGATCTGCGGTTGCGCGGGCACACTGATGCCTTGCAGGGACTGTTGAATCTGTTCGGTGGTCAGCTCTTGGGACATAAGTACACACTCTGGGACAGGCGGCGATTCTAACCTCTAAAAACCGACGGACGACACTTTGGGGGCAGATCGGCGGAAACTTTCATTCAAGACCATTTGGCCAATTCTGCCTTCATCCGCTGACAGGCCTGGCTTGCGCGCCACATGTCCAGCACCGAACCCGCGTGCAGCACAACACGGTATACTCCCGCTCTTTTTTCCGGAGCGACGTCATGTCCCTGCCTAGCTTGCGCCTCAAAGCCAACGCCGACCGTCGCCTGCGCGCCGGTCACCTGTGGGTCTACAGCAACGAAATCGACGTGGCCGCGACCCCGTTGCACGGCTTCAAGGCCGGCGACCAGGCGATCCTCGAAGCCGCCGGCGGCAAGCCGCTGGGCATCGTCGCCATGAGCCCGAACAATCTGATCTGCGCCCGCCTGTTGTCGCGCGACATCAAGCTGCCGCTGGACAAGTCGCTGCTGGTGCATCGCCTGAACGTGGCCCTGTCCCTGCGTGATCGCCTGTTCGACAAGCCGTTCTATCGCCTGGTCTACGGTGATTCCGACCTGCTGCCGGGTCTGGTCGTCGACCGTTTCGGCGACATCCTCGTGGTGCAGATCGCTTCGGCGACCATGGAAGCGCATAAAGATGACGTGATCGCGGCGCTGACCCAAGTGCTCAAGCCAAGCGGCATCCTGTTCAAGAACGACTCCGCTGCGCGTGATGCCGAAGGCCTCGAGCGTTACACCGAAACCGTGTTCGGCCTGGTGCCGGAGTGGGTGGCGCTGGAAGAGAACGGCGTGAAATTCGAAGCCCCGGTGATTCAGGGCCAGAAAACCGGCTGGTTCTACGACCACCGCATGAACCGCGCGCGCCTGGCCCCTTACGCCAAAGGCAAACGCGTGCTGGACCTCTACAGCTACATCGGTGGCTGGGGCGTACAGGCTGCCGCGTTCGGCGCCAGCGAAGTGTTCTGCGTCGACGCCTCGGGCTTCGCCCTCGATGGCGTTGAGCGCAACGCCGCGCTGAACGGTTTTGCCGACAAGATGACCTGCATCGAAGGCGACGTC
The sequence above is a segment of the Pseudomonas sp. HS6 genome. Coding sequences within it:
- a CDS encoding coniferyl aldehyde dehydrogenase, whose product is MTADIAYLQSLQQPLEELNRLFHAQRAAYAANPMPPAAQRQQWLKALRDLLSSERQALVEAISSDFSHRSADETLLAELMPSLHGIHYASRHISKWMKPSRRKVGVAFQPASAKVVYQPLGVVGVIVPWNYPLFLAMGPLTGALAAGNRVMLKLSESTPATGLLLKELLARIFPEDLVCVVLGEADVGVAFSKLRFDHLLFTGATSIGKHVMRAAAENLTPVTLELGGKSPAIVSHDVPLKDAAERIAFGKTLNAGQTCVAPDYVLVPEDRVGGFVEAYRQAVRGFYPTLADNPDYTAIINERQLARLNSYLSDATSKGALLIPLFDQGQGRRMPHSLLLNVSDEMTVMQDEIFGPLLPIVPYQDLDQAFAYINQRPRPLALYYFGYDKREQKRVLHETHSGGVCLNDTLLHVAQDDMPFGGIGPSGMGHYHGHEGFLTFSKAKGVLVKQRFNAAKLIYPPYGKSIQKLIQKLFIR
- a CDS encoding twin-arginine translocation pathway signal protein — protein: MHPSLTETPALSRRGLLKFSFGATAFLATAGLGASLSGCSSSVSANGFTTLRSGDLLFLRALIPVMLEGAVAMDKMPAAVDGALKSLDYSLDHLSPEMLKLTRQLFDVLGMAVTRGPLTGIWGSWENSSPEAIRHFLERWENSSLNLLRMGHSSLQQMVMMAWYTRAESWAHCGYPGPPTV
- a CDS encoding GMC family oxidoreductase; translation: MPVPDPFREGLARGWKTYNGAQLTDDLTLEADVAIIGSGAGGGTTAEILSAAGYRVLLIEEGPLKTSSDFKMLEDKAYSSLYQEGIGRMSKDGAITILQGRAVGGTTLINWTSSFRTPEPTLEHWAKEHNVKGHSPADMAPWFEKMEQRLGVAPWMVPPNANNDVIRKGCEQLGYSWHVIPRNVRGCWNLGYCGMGCPTNAKQSMMVTTIPATLEKGGELLYLARAEKLLINGDKVTGLQCVAMDERCVETTGRKITVKARHYVLAGGGINSPALLLRSDAPDPHQSLGKRTFLHPVNMSAGRFDEVINPFYGAPQSIYSDHFQWKDGTTGPMAFKLEVPPLHPALAATLLGGFGQENAQHMADLPHTHAMLALLRDGFHQDSQGGSVELRGDGSPVLDYQVSSYAWDGLRRAFHVMAEIQFAGGAKAVMPMHADARYVNNLAEARTMIDGLSLELYRTRLGSAHVMGGCAMGEDPKTAVTDSLGRHHQLRNLSIHDGSLFPTSIGANPQLSVYGLTAQLATSLGERLRNP
- the coaD gene encoding pantetheine-phosphate adenylyltransferase yields the protein MNRVLYPGTFDPITKGHGDLVERASRLFDHVIIAVAASPKKNPLFPLEQRVELAREVTKHLPNVEVVGFSTLLAHFAKEQNANVFLRGLRAVSDFEYEFQLANMNRQLAPDVESLFLTPSERYSFISSTLVREIAALGGDISKFVHPAVADALTLRFKK
- a CDS encoding YfhL family 4Fe-4S dicluster ferredoxin; the encoded protein is MSLIITDDCINCDVCEPECPNAAISQGEEIYVIDPNLCTQCVGHYDEPQCQQVCPVDCIPLDEAHPETEEQLMEKYRKITGKA
- a CDS encoding multidrug transporter, with the protein product MKSSQALFLALLLCSGLTVHATEGGSGDPRYAIQNPPAYAMIGDLLIARPLLVAATVIGAGVFVVSLPFTALGGGVGDAGEALVVAPAKAAFVRCLGCTGEGFEQRE
- the mutM gene encoding bifunctional DNA-formamidopyrimidine glycosylase/DNA-(apurinic or apyrimidinic site) lyase — protein: MPELPEVETTRRGIAPHLEGQRVSRVIVRDRRLRWPIPEDLDVRLSGQRIVLVERRAKYLLINAEVGTLISHLGMSGNLRLVEVGLPAAKHEHVDIELESGLALRYTDPRRFGAMLWSTDPLNHELLIRLGPEPLTDLFDGERLFQLSRGRSMAVKPFIMDNAVVVGVGNIYATEALFAAGIDPRREAKGISRARYLKLAIEIKRILAAAIERGGTTLRDFIGGDGQPGYFQQELFVYGRGNEHCKVCGTGLREVKLGQRASVFCPRCQS
- a CDS encoding HDOD domain-containing protein produces the protein MPAQPQIMVDLQMEQYMPDPDLETIAKLIAQDPGLSGSLLKIVNSPYYGLSNKITSIKRAVNLLGSRSIVNLINAMSIKGEMNDDTIVTLNRFWDTAQDVAMTCLTLAKRVGTEASDEAYALGLFHDCGVPLMLQRFPDYMKTLEQAYANAGAERRVVDTENDVYNTNHSVVGYYTAKSWRLPEHVSAAIANHHNALAIFSDETSRNTQMKNLLAILKMAEHICASYRVLGNQTEDFEWQTVGPLVLEYIGLSDYDFETLKQTIRELGAH
- a CDS encoding class I SAM-dependent rRNA methyltransferase → MSLPSLRLKANADRRLRAGHLWVYSNEIDVAATPLHGFKAGDQAILEAAGGKPLGIVAMSPNNLICARLLSRDIKLPLDKSLLVHRLNVALSLRDRLFDKPFYRLVYGDSDLLPGLVVDRFGDILVVQIASATMEAHKDDVIAALTQVLKPSGILFKNDSAARDAEGLERYTETVFGLVPEWVALEENGVKFEAPVIQGQKTGWFYDHRMNRARLAPYAKGKRVLDLYSYIGGWGVQAAAFGASEVFCVDASGFALDGVERNAALNGFADKMTCIEGDVFEALKELKASEERFDVIVADPPAFIKRKKDMKNGEGAYRRLNEQAMRLLNKDGILFSASCSMHLPEDDLQNILLTSARHLDRNIQLLERGGQGPDHPVHPAIPETRYIKSITCRLLPNS